The Nasonia vitripennis strain AsymCx chromosome 1 unlocalized genomic scaffold, Nvit_psr_1.1 chr1_random0002, whole genome shotgun sequence genome has a window encoding:
- the LOC107981389 gene encoding uncharacterized protein K02A2.6-like, with translation MLWGGKPKTARGNKYILIFEDLFTRWIECIPIERTNAKTILQHLREQVFLRYGAPEVFLSDNGREFKNKAIDQYLREQSVRHELTPPYHPQANPVERVNRTINNMVHALIEENHNTWDERLSDIAFRYNTVPHSSTGVSPAILMYGTQPRKPSAAKQDAAAEKELQQRAIDA, from the coding sequence ATGTTATGGGGCGGAAAACCAAAGACCGCTCGAGGAAACAAATACATTCTCATATTCGAAGACTTGTTCACCCGTTGGATAGAGTGCATTCCGATTGAGCGGACGAACGCGAAGACAATCCTGCAGCATCTCAGAGAGCAAGTCTTCTTGCGGTACGGTGCGCCAGAGGTATTCCTGTCGGACAATGGCAGAGAGTTCAAAAATAAGGCCATTGATCAATACCTCAGGGAACAAAGCGTGAGACACGAGTTGACGCCACCTTATCACCCCCAGGCGAACCCAGTAGAGAGGGTAAACCGCACCATTAATAACATGGTACACGCGCTGATTGAGGAGAACCATAATACATGGGACGAGCGATTGAGCGACATCGCATTCAGGTATAATACCGTACCTCATTCCTCGACGGGCGTGAGTCCAGCCATATTAATGTATGGGACTCAGCCGAGGAAACCATCTGCAGCGAAGCAGGACGCCGCCGCAGAAAAAGAGTTGCAGCAACGCGCGATCGATGCATGA